The Sphingobium aromaticiconvertens genome has a segment encoding these proteins:
- a CDS encoding DUF3526 domain-containing protein → MNPVGSSPIRLVAADELRLMLRNRVGMVAFSLLVLLTLVAAFIAWSHQRDIAEMRARFQNEATQAFDAQPDRHPHRVVHYGHFVYRPLGPLAAFDPGVDAFTGNSMFLEGHRQNTANFGDIRQSSLLVRFGQLTPAFVLQVIAPLLLIFLGHGVVARERERGTLRQLLVQGVSARQVLAGKLLALGLVAMLIGLPAMIGFALIAGKPGALAAPMAIIAGGYAAYLALWSVIVILVSALAGRSRDALLGLIALWAVVVILLPRVAPDIAGHAYPLPTKLETDIAIQRDLRALGDSHNPDDPFFAAFKQKILRQYGVSRVEDLPVNYKGLLGMEGEKLTAGLFERYATDSFGKQVAQSSLMDGFGIASPAVALRRLSMAAAGTDLNGHRRFLAQAEAYRYDIVQRLNRLQAENVRYADDTAQDEGADDRNRVSSQNWGMIPAFTFNPASARDLVRASLPGLWLILAWLAVVTLALFPLASRLQRHAK, encoded by the coding sequence ATGAACCCCGTCGGCTCCTCTCCCATCCGTCTGGTCGCGGCCGATGAACTGCGCCTGATGTTGCGCAATCGCGTGGGCATGGTCGCCTTTTCGCTGCTCGTCCTGCTGACCCTCGTCGCGGCTTTCATTGCGTGGAGCCATCAGCGCGACATTGCCGAGATGCGGGCGCGGTTCCAGAACGAGGCGACGCAGGCGTTCGACGCCCAGCCCGATCGCCATCCGCATCGCGTCGTCCATTACGGCCATTTCGTCTATCGTCCGCTCGGGCCGCTGGCGGCGTTCGACCCAGGCGTCGACGCCTTCACCGGCAACAGCATGTTTCTGGAGGGACATCGCCAGAACACCGCCAATTTCGGCGACATCCGCCAGTCCTCGCTGCTCGTCCGCTTCGGCCAACTGACCCCGGCGTTCGTGCTGCAGGTCATCGCGCCGCTGCTGCTGATCTTCCTGGGTCATGGCGTGGTTGCACGCGAGCGGGAACGCGGCACGCTTCGGCAGTTGCTGGTGCAGGGCGTGTCGGCACGACAGGTGCTGGCAGGCAAGCTGCTGGCGCTCGGCCTCGTCGCCATGTTGATTGGCCTGCCAGCAATGATCGGCTTTGCCCTGATTGCCGGAAAGCCCGGTGCGCTCGCCGCGCCGATGGCGATCATCGCCGGGGGCTATGCCGCTTATCTTGCGCTGTGGTCGGTCATCGTCATCCTCGTCTCAGCACTTGCGGGACGCAGCCGTGATGCGTTGCTCGGGCTGATCGCGCTGTGGGCCGTGGTCGTTATCCTGTTGCCTCGCGTCGCGCCGGACATCGCCGGGCACGCATATCCGCTGCCGACGAAGCTGGAAACCGACATCGCGATCCAGCGCGACCTGCGCGCGCTGGGCGACAGCCACAATCCTGACGATCCTTTCTTCGCCGCCTTCAAGCAGAAGATACTCCGTCAATATGGGGTGAGCCGGGTCGAGGATCTTCCGGTCAACTACAAGGGCCTATTGGGAATGGAGGGCGAGAAACTGACCGCCGGCCTTTTCGAGCGTTATGCGACCGACAGCTTCGGCAAGCAGGTGGCGCAAAGCAGCCTGATGGACGGCTTTGGAATCGCCAGCCCGGCCGTCGCGCTGCGGCGATTGTCGATGGCGGCGGCGGGCACCGACCTCAACGGTCATCGTCGCTTCCTCGCTCAAGCAGAGGCCTATCGCTACGACATCGTCCAGCGTCTCAATCGCCTGCAGGCGGAAAATGTCCGCTACGCCGACGATACTGCTCAGGATGAGGGAGCCGACGACCGCAACCGCGTATCGTCTCAAAACTGGGGAATGATCCCAGCCTTCACCTTCAACCCCGCATCGGCGCGCGATCTGGTCCGGGCCAGCCTGCCCGGACTCTGGCTGATCCTGGCTTGGCTTGCCGTCGTAACCCTTGCCCTCTTTCCCCTTGCGAGCCGTCTGCAGAGGCATGCGAAATGA
- a CDS encoding ABC transporter ATP-binding protein: MPLTAAGQLIAIDDIRLSYGSHQILRGLSLHVAAGEIYALLGGNGAGKSTTLSTLLGFAKPDSGTVRICGFDPVVQADDAREQIAYVPENVALYDHLSARENAHYLLALSGRQPAQADIDAAFAATGLQQAAWNKRLSGFSKGMRQKVAISIALLREVPVLLLDEPSSGLDPRATADFNALVHGVAKKGAAVLMVTHDLLSAVDIADRIGFLEAGRIVDEASAQGEERFDVRELHRKFAHEAVAA; the protein is encoded by the coding sequence ATGCCACTGACCGCCGCCGGCCAGTTGATAGCCATTGACGATATTCGCCTGTCCTATGGATCGCACCAGATACTGCGCGGCCTGTCGCTGCATGTCGCTGCGGGGGAAATCTATGCCCTGCTTGGTGGTAATGGCGCGGGTAAGTCGACGACCCTGTCGACTTTGCTGGGCTTTGCGAAACCCGATAGCGGCACGGTTCGCATCTGCGGCTTCGATCCGGTCGTACAGGCTGACGATGCCCGCGAACAGATTGCCTATGTGCCGGAGAATGTGGCGCTCTATGATCATCTGAGCGCGCGGGAAAATGCACACTATCTGCTCGCCCTGTCGGGGCGTCAGCCAGCGCAGGCGGACATCGATGCGGCGTTCGCGGCGACCGGGCTTCAGCAGGCGGCGTGGAACAAGCGCCTGTCTGGTTTCTCCAAAGGGATGCGGCAGAAAGTAGCGATCTCGATCGCGCTCCTGCGCGAGGTGCCGGTGCTGTTGCTTGACGAGCCGTCCTCGGGCCTCGATCCGCGCGCTACCGCCGATTTCAATGCGCTGGTCCACGGCGTCGCGAAGAAGGGTGCAGCCGTTCTGATGGTGACGCATGATCTGCTGAGTGCGGTGGACATTGCCGACCGGATCGGCTTTCTGGAGGCCGGACGGATCGTCGATGAAGCGTCGGCCCAAGGCGAAGAGCGGTTCGACGTGCGCGAACTGCACCGCAAGTTCGCGCACGAGGCAGTCGCGGCATGA